One window of Flavobacterium dauae genomic DNA carries:
- a CDS encoding adenylosuccinate synthase, giving the protein MTADLLLGLQWGDEGKGKIVDVLTSKYDIIARFQGGPNAGHTLEFDGIKHVLRTIPSGIFHKNSINIIGNGVVMDPVVFQKEIEGLQKFDIDVQSRLLISRKAHLILPTHRLLDAASEASKGKAKIGSTLKGIGPTYMDKTGRNGLRIGDIELVDFKERYNTLAEKHIEMIKFYNVDLQYNLAEMEAEFFAAVEELKKLTFIDSEFYLNQALKEGKSILAEGAQGSLLDIDFGTYPFVTSSTTTAAGACTGLGIAPNKVKDVFGIFKAYTTRVGSGPFPTELFDSVGETMAKVGNEFGSVTGRARRCGWLDLVALKYAVEVNGVTALYMMKGDVLSGFDTLKVCTAYSYKGEEIDHLPYNIEAENVQPIYVEKKGWKQDLTGLTAYSDLPAELKEYIEFIEEYVGVPIKVVSVGPDRKQTIMK; this is encoded by the coding sequence ATGACAGCAGATTTGTTACTTGGTCTTCAATGGGGAGATGAAGGAAAAGGAAAAATTGTAGATGTTCTTACCTCAAAATACGACATTATCGCTCGTTTTCAAGGAGGACCAAATGCAGGACACACTTTGGAATTCGATGGAATTAAACACGTTTTAAGAACAATTCCTTCTGGAATTTTCCATAAAAATTCAATAAATATCATCGGAAACGGTGTGGTAATGGATCCTGTGGTTTTTCAAAAAGAAATTGAAGGTTTACAAAAATTTGACATTGATGTTCAATCACGACTTTTAATTTCAAGAAAAGCACATTTAATTTTGCCTACACACCGCTTGTTGGATGCTGCTTCGGAAGCTTCAAAAGGTAAAGCAAAAATTGGTTCTACTTTAAAAGGTATCGGTCCAACATATATGGATAAAACCGGTAGAAACGGTTTGCGTATTGGCGATATTGAACTGGTAGATTTTAAAGAGCGATACAATACTTTAGCAGAAAAACACATTGAGATGATTAAGTTCTACAATGTTGATTTACAATATAATTTAGCTGAAATGGAGGCTGAATTTTTCGCTGCTGTTGAAGAATTAAAAAAATTAACGTTCATTGATTCTGAATTTTATTTGAACCAGGCGTTAAAAGAAGGAAAATCAATTTTGGCCGAAGGTGCACAAGGATCTTTATTGGATATCGATTTTGGAACTTATCCGTTTGTAACTTCATCTACCACGACTGCTGCCGGTGCTTGTACAGGTTTAGGTATTGCACCAAACAAAGTAAAAGATGTTTTTGGTATTTTTAAAGCATACACAACCCGCGTTGGTTCTGGCCCTTTCCCTACCGAATTGTTTGATTCTGTTGGTGAAACAATGGCAAAAGTTGGTAACGAGTTTGGTTCGGTTACAGGTCGTGCGCGTCGTTGTGGCTGGTTAGATTTGGTTGCGTTGAAATATGCAGTTGAAGTAAACGGAGTTACTGCTCTTTATATGATGAAAGGCGACGTTTTATCGGGCTTTGACACCTTAAAAGTTTGTACTGCTTATTCTTATAAAGGCGAAGAAATTGATCATTTACCTTATAATATAGAAGCCGAAAATGTTCAGCCGATTTATGTTGAGAAAAAAGGTTGGAAACAAGATTTAACAGGTTTAACAGCATATAGCGATTTGCCTGCCGAATTAAAAGAATACATTGAATTTATTGAAGAATACGTTGGCGTACCAATTAAAGTAGTGTCAGTTGGTCCGGATCGTAAACAAACAATAATGAAATAA
- a CDS encoding OstA-like protein, whose amino-acid sequence MKTFFLNLFFLLFSCTFSFAQTPESNGKIIKLLAADFTDVNEYEVPGAKIATGNVQIQHDSMYIYCNKAYLFEKDNYVKLFGNVKIIQDDTLQMTSKYAEYNGVDKVAYASGNVVMTSPDSSLKSDKVYYDRNTGIAYYNDFATITNKENTLKSKAGKYYSRELKYEFRTEVVITNPETVIKSNHLDYYEDSGHAYLFGPSTIDNKGNHIYTENGFYDTRLNEGKMIQNSFILYDNKRIEADEMYYDEKISYAKGINNVKVTDTINHTVATSHFAEVFRANDSIYMTKKPLIEYYTDKDTTYFHAKNLQIVGPDKQRVIKGYPNARMYRTPDMSGKSDSLHYDQKIGLLQLIGKPVVFNGESQLTGDLIHLINNVTTEKLDSLKVLNNAFVIQKDTLGSGYNQAKGINMYGKFIDDEIRQIDLIQNAEMIYYVYDDGILQGIDKGICSKIVLELEDKKITTATRMINPEGTTYPPEEFPENARKLTGFNWRGDERMYSVDELFSDEELQHDDKAKEEAKENNKTNEKPMEIQDKTLNFKRKGKAPNVIKNQDE is encoded by the coding sequence TTGAAAACCTTTTTTTTAAACCTGTTTTTTCTGTTGTTTAGTTGTACTTTTTCGTTTGCACAAACACCCGAATCTAATGGTAAAATCATAAAATTACTAGCAGCAGATTTCACTGATGTTAATGAATACGAAGTTCCGGGAGCTAAAATCGCAACAGGTAATGTTCAAATACAGCACGACAGTATGTACATTTACTGTAACAAAGCTTATTTGTTTGAAAAAGACAACTATGTAAAGTTATTTGGAAACGTAAAGATTATTCAAGACGACACACTTCAAATGACAAGTAAATATGCTGAATACAACGGAGTTGACAAAGTTGCTTATGCGTCTGGAAATGTGGTAATGACATCGCCCGATTCGTCTTTAAAATCCGACAAAGTATATTACGACCGCAACACAGGCATTGCCTATTATAACGATTTTGCAACTATTACTAATAAAGAAAACACCTTAAAATCAAAAGCAGGAAAATACTATTCTCGCGAACTGAAATACGAGTTTAGAACCGAAGTGGTTATTACCAATCCCGAAACGGTCATTAAATCCAATCATTTAGATTATTACGAAGATTCTGGTCACGCTTATCTTTTTGGCCCATCAACCATTGACAATAAAGGAAACCACATTTACACCGAAAACGGTTTTTACGATACCCGTTTAAACGAAGGAAAAATGATTCAAAATTCGTTTATCCTTTATGACAATAAACGCATTGAAGCCGACGAAATGTATTACGACGAAAAAATATCATACGCAAAAGGCATCAACAACGTAAAAGTAACCGATACCATAAATCACACAGTAGCCACAAGTCATTTTGCCGAAGTTTTTCGTGCAAACGATTCCATTTATATGACCAAAAAACCTTTAATAGAATATTATACAGATAAAGATACCACCTATTTTCACGCAAAAAACCTACAGATAGTCGGGCCGGATAAACAACGGGTAATTAAGGGCTACCCCAACGCTAGAATGTATCGCACACCTGATATGAGTGGAAAATCAGATTCACTGCATTACGATCAAAAAATTGGTTTGTTACAATTAATTGGAAAACCGGTAGTGTTTAACGGCGAAAGTCAGTTAACCGGTGATTTAATCCATTTAATTAACAACGTTACAACCGAAAAATTAGATTCGTTAAAAGTATTAAACAATGCCTTTGTTATCCAAAAAGATACCTTGGGATCGGGGTATAATCAAGCCAAAGGTATCAATATGTACGGAAAATTCATTGATGACGAAATCAGGCAGATTGATCTGATACAAAACGCCGAAATGATTTATTATGTGTACGACGATGGTATTTTACAAGGAATTGATAAAGGAATTTGCAGTAAAATTGTTTTGGAGCTGGAAGATAAAAAAATTACCACGGCTACCAGAATGATCAATCCCGAAGGAACAACCTATCCGCCCGAAGAATTTCCTGAAAATGCCCGAAAACTGACGGGTTTCAATTGGCGGGGCGATGAACGAATGTACAGTGTTGACGAACTCTTTAGCGATGAAGAGCTGCAACACGACGATAAAGCTAAGGAAGAAGCAAAAGAAAACAATAAAACAAATGAAAAACCTATGGAAATTCAAGACAAAACACTGAATTTCAAACGAAAAGGCAAAGCTCCAAACGTCATCAAAAACCAAGATGAATAA
- a CDS encoding aspartate aminotransferase family protein — protein sequence MKEDFFKYQAQTSLYPLEVEISHAKGSYIYSTDGKKHLDFVAGVSACTLGHQHPRVVNAIKEQLDKYLHVMVYGEYIQKPAVDFCKLLAQHLPETLNKTYLVNSGTEAVEGALKLAKRVTGRTQIISCVNAYHGNTQGSMSILGNEDRKRAFRPLLPNVDFVTFNNEDDLQYITTKTAAIVLETIQGSAGFVTPENDYLLKVRKRCNEVGALLILDEIQPGFGRTGKLFGFQNYNVVPDILVMGKGMGGGMPVGAFTANEKLMDLLAHDPKCGHITTFGGHPVIAAASLATLQELLETDLMEQTLVKEQLFRNLLKHPLITEIHGKGLMLAPMTPSNEITNQVILKCKDKGLVLFWLMFEGKAIRITPPLTISEEEIKKGCAILIEALNEVQAEFC from the coding sequence ATGAAAGAAGATTTTTTTAAATACCAGGCGCAAACCAGCCTGTATCCGTTAGAAGTAGAAATTTCGCACGCAAAGGGAAGTTATATTTATAGCACCGACGGCAAAAAACATCTCGATTTTGTTGCAGGCGTTTCGGCTTGTACGTTGGGACATCAGCATCCACGCGTTGTAAATGCCATAAAAGAACAATTAGACAAGTATTTGCACGTAATGGTTTATGGCGAATACATTCAAAAACCGGCTGTAGATTTCTGTAAATTACTAGCACAACACTTACCTGAAACACTAAATAAAACATATTTGGTAAATTCGGGGACCGAAGCTGTTGAAGGGGCTTTAAAATTAGCAAAACGTGTTACCGGAAGAACACAAATAATCTCTTGTGTAAACGCTTATCACGGCAACACACAAGGATCAATGAGTATTTTAGGAAACGAAGATCGCAAACGCGCATTTCGTCCGCTACTGCCAAATGTAGATTTTGTAACATTCAATAACGAAGACGATTTACAATATATCACTACAAAAACAGCAGCAATTGTATTAGAAACCATTCAAGGCAGTGCCGGATTTGTAACACCCGAAAACGATTATTTGCTAAAAGTACGCAAACGTTGCAACGAAGTAGGTGCATTGTTAATTTTAGATGAAATTCAACCAGGTTTTGGACGCACCGGGAAATTATTCGGTTTTCAAAATTACAATGTAGTTCCCGATATTTTGGTGATGGGCAAAGGTATGGGCGGCGGTATGCCTGTTGGTGCTTTTACGGCAAACGAAAAACTGATGGATTTATTGGCACACGATCCCAAATGCGGACATATAACTACTTTTGGAGGTCATCCGGTGATTGCAGCAGCAAGTTTAGCAACTTTACAAGAATTGTTAGAAACCGATTTAATGGAACAAACGCTGGTAAAAGAACAACTTTTTCGCAACCTGCTAAAACATCCACTGATAACCGAAATTCACGGAAAAGGATTGATGCTGGCACCAATGACACCATCAAACGAAATAACAAATCAGGTTATTTTAAAATGTAAAGACAAAGGTTTGGTATTGTTTTGGCTGATGTTTGAAGGAAAAGCCATTAGAATTACCCCACCATTGACTATTTCTGAAGAAGAAATTAAAAAAGGTTGTGCTATTTTAATAGAAGCTTTAAACGAAGTTCAGGCAGAATTTTGTTAA